In Aminobacterium sp. MB27-C1, a single genomic region encodes these proteins:
- a CDS encoding cation diffusion facilitator family transporter: protein MEINRGDRALAVTLRGFWVNLILTILKYIAGFVGHSGAMVADATHSLSDLITDVVVFFGFKVVNKPADSSHRYGHGKVETLLASLCGVVLFIAGTGILLEAVHKILLVLKGETFPRPGLLAIGAAVVSIVVKEVLYRYTAVWATNINSPALMAKAWDHRSDAFSSIGVLFGIVGARFFGAGGRILDPIAAAVVSFFIIRVSLPIMMESLNELLEGSLDKETEDRIMALIRESKEVRDVHRLRTRRVGPYIAMETHILVDRTMGLVEAHNIASTIEDRIHNEFGSETLISLHVEPLPEKGGNHNDDHVTNEAVSSH, encoded by the coding sequence GTGGAAATCAACAGGGGAGATCGCGCCCTAGCCGTGACGCTGCGAGGTTTCTGGGTCAATTTGATCCTCACTATTCTGAAGTATATTGCAGGTTTTGTCGGCCATAGCGGAGCCATGGTTGCTGACGCAACTCATTCCCTTTCAGATTTGATAACCGATGTGGTTGTATTTTTTGGCTTTAAAGTTGTAAATAAGCCTGCAGATAGCAGCCACAGATATGGACACGGTAAAGTTGAAACGCTATTGGCTTCCTTGTGTGGCGTTGTTCTCTTTATAGCTGGAACAGGTATTCTTCTTGAGGCGGTGCATAAAATTCTCTTAGTTTTAAAGGGAGAAACCTTTCCGCGCCCCGGATTGCTTGCTATAGGAGCTGCGGTTGTGTCTATAGTTGTGAAAGAGGTTTTATATCGCTATACGGCTGTCTGGGCTACTAATATAAACAGCCCGGCTCTTATGGCGAAGGCTTGGGATCATCGTTCAGATGCCTTTTCTTCCATTGGTGTTCTTTTTGGCATTGTTGGCGCTCGTTTTTTTGGTGCGGGAGGACGCATTCTTGATCCTATTGCGGCGGCAGTAGTGAGTTTCTTTATTATTCGAGTATCTTTGCCTATTATGATGGAGAGCCTGAACGAGCTTCTGGAAGGTTCTTTGGATAAAGAGACTGAAGATCGAATTATGGCTCTTATACGGGAATCGAAGGAAGTACGTGATGTTCATCGTCTTCGTACTCGTCGGGTCGGACCGTATATTGCCATGGAAACTCATATTCTTGTAGATCGTACAATGGGGCTTGTAGAGGCTCATAATATTGCCTCTACAATTGAAGATAGAATTCATAACGAATTTGGGTCTGAGACTCTCATTTCTCTTCATGTGGAACCTTTGCCTGAAAAAGGCGGCAATCACAATGACGATCATGTAACGAATGAAGCAGTCTCTTCTCACTAA